A genomic segment from Burkholderia plantarii encodes:
- a CDS encoding porin, producing the protein MKKTIIACVALGTLAGTAHAQNSVTLFGIIDEGIDMVSNNKGGHVYQTAGSVMQGNRFGLTGTENLGGGLKAVFMLENGFNGNTGGLSQNGLMFGRQAWVGLASPYGTVTFGRQYDSVFDYAAPLAAGQLGGGVYGAHPGDLDNSNIDYHANNSIKYASPTMGGFRFGGLYSLGGTPGNVTNNEIWSLGAAYNHGPVAFGAAYLNARNPGTGMFSTAASSLPETLMTPIYSGFMSANTFQLIDVGGSYAFGPATLGATYTNAKFMNLGSNAMPTGAKGPAAGYSHGSTATFNDVQVNFQFQFSPTLRTLAAADYVTRNALTQANGTPVDRAKYLQYELTLDYSLSKRTDVYTMAIYQRALGEDSTGGPAVAAITDTTAISSNGKQFVVRVGIRHKF; encoded by the coding sequence ATGAAAAAAACAATCATCGCGTGCGTCGCGCTCGGCACACTGGCCGGCACCGCTCACGCGCAAAACAGTGTCACCCTGTTCGGCATCATCGACGAAGGGATCGACATGGTCAGCAACAACAAGGGCGGCCACGTCTACCAGACCGCCGGCAGCGTGATGCAGGGCAACCGCTTCGGCCTCACCGGCACCGAGAACCTGGGCGGCGGCCTCAAGGCGGTGTTCATGCTCGAGAACGGCTTCAACGGCAACACCGGCGGGCTGAGCCAGAACGGCCTGATGTTCGGCCGCCAGGCGTGGGTCGGCCTCGCGTCGCCCTACGGCACGGTCACGTTCGGCCGCCAGTACGATTCGGTGTTCGACTACGCGGCCCCGCTCGCGGCCGGCCAGCTCGGCGGCGGCGTGTACGGCGCGCACCCGGGCGATCTCGACAACTCCAACATCGATTACCACGCGAACAACTCGATCAAGTACGCGAGCCCGACCATGGGCGGCTTCCGGTTCGGTGGCCTGTACAGCCTCGGCGGCACGCCCGGCAACGTCACCAACAACGAGATCTGGTCGCTCGGCGCGGCCTACAATCACGGCCCGGTCGCGTTCGGCGCCGCCTACCTGAACGCGCGCAACCCGGGCACCGGCATGTTCAGCACCGCCGCGTCGAGCCTGCCCGAGACGCTGATGACGCCGATCTACTCGGGCTTCATGAGCGCGAACACGTTCCAGCTGATCGACGTGGGCGGCTCCTACGCGTTCGGCCCGGCCACGCTCGGCGCCACCTACACCAACGCGAAGTTCATGAACCTCGGCAGCAACGCGATGCCGACCGGCGCCAAGGGGCCGGCGGCCGGCTACTCGCACGGCAGCACCGCGACCTTCAACGACGTGCAGGTCAACTTTCAGTTCCAGTTCTCGCCCACGCTGCGCACGCTCGCGGCGGCCGACTACGTGACCCGCAACGCGCTCACGCAGGCCAACGGCACACCGGTCGATCGCGCGAAGTACCTGCAATACGAACTGACGCTCGACTACTCGCTGTCCAAGCGCACCGACGTCTACACGATGGCGATCTACCAGCGCGCGCTCGGCGAGGACTCGACGGGCGGCCCGGCCGTGGCGGCCATCACCGACACCACCGCGATTTCGTCGAACGGCAAGCAGTTCGTCGTGCGCGTGGGGATTCGGCACAAGTTCTGA